A window from Fragaria vesca subsp. vesca linkage group LG5, FraVesHawaii_1.0, whole genome shotgun sequence encodes these proteins:
- the LOC101294569 gene encoding disease resistance protein At4g27190-like, protein MAFLIDIGTGLVGKLVDYTVLSVGRQVGYLIYYNRNVKSLEGQLNDLVAVSQSVEQRVVVRHQLNRKSTKLVSDVAELYGKKDFSTYAHAIIPQDVPSKDYEAFSSRTVVVNQIMDELRNSPNVNMIRVYGFGGVGKTTLVKEVSRQATRDKKLFDDVAMILDVKQNPSIQRIQQEIAEKLGLDLPENQTVAGRARLLSSRIKDQKTLVILDDVWDGIDLEAVGLSGVTTCKVLLTSRTREVLSGKMHTQKEFALDLLGEEESWSLFKKKAGDVVKDPSIKAVATKVAKKCGGLPVLVVSVASALKNRSTLHAWKDALTRLKRLDKEEFTEKTYLALEWSYSQLNDEELKQLFLLCGLLANYMKNIYILDLFKYGLGLGLFKNLNTLGEAWDAINSLLEKLKDSCLLLDDEDIGWLKMHDLVLDVAKRISSREQHVLIVSGGDEFKEWPDNEDFYKKCNMISLEIPRVPKLPEVLQCTELKLFALGAIVHVEGNSLEMPCNFFKETTKLGVLDLSRVIIPTLPPSLQFLINLKTLCFNDCSLGDIALIGQLQNLEVLSFVDLKFKELPKEVGLLTHLRSLDLTGCTQLEIIAPGVISNLKRLEELCMGSSFNRWEAEGVISTEASQSLSTCLN, encoded by the exons ATGGCGTTTCTTATTGATATTGGTACCGGACTTGTTGGAAAACTTGTGGACTATACGGTTCTATCAGTTGGACGTCAAGTTGGTTATCTGATCTACTACAATCGGAACGTCAAAAGCCTAGAGGGTCAACTGAATGACTTGGTTGCTGTGAGTCAGAGTGTGGAACAAAGGGTTG TGGTTCGTCATCAACTAAATCGAAAATCAACAAAATTGGTATCTGATGTTGCTGAGCTCTATGGGAAGAAAGACTTTAGCACTTATGCCCATGCTATCATCCCACAAGATGTACCCTCCAAAGATTACGAGGCCTTCAGCTCAAGAACTGTAGTGGTGAACCAGATAATGGATGAATTGAGAAACAGTCCTAATGTCAACATGATTAGAGTATATGGGTTTGGTGGTGTGGGAAAGACCACACTTGTCAAAGAAGTTTCTCGTCAAGCTACAAGAGACAAGAAATTATTTGATGATGTGGCTATGATCCTGGACGTAAAACAAAATCCAAGCATCCAAAGGATTCAACAAGAAATTGCTGAGAAGTTAGGCCTTGACCTTCCTGAAAATCAGACTGTTGCTGGAAGAGCACGTCTTCTATCTAGCAGGATAAAAGACCAAAAGACTCTGGTAATTCTCGATGATGTGTGGGATGGAATTGATTTGGAGGCTGTGGGACTTTCTGGTGTGACGACTTGTAAAGTATTGTTGACATCAAGAACACGTGAAGTATTATCCGGTAAGATGCATACACAGAAAGAGTTTGCACTTGATCTTTTAGGGGAAGAAGAATCTTGGAGTCTGTTCAAGAAGAAGGCAGGTGATGTTGTTAAAGATCCTTCCATAAAAGCTGTAGCAACCAAAGTAGCCAAAAAATGTGGAGGTTTGCCGGTTTTAGTTGTCAGTGTTGCAAGTGCCTTGAAAAATAGAAGTACCTTACATGCATGGAAAGATGCGTTGACACGATTGAAAAGGTTGGACAAAGAAGAATTCACAGAAAAGACATACTTGGCTCTAGAGTGGAGTTATAGTCAATTAAATGATGAAGAGCTTAAGCAATTGTTCTTGCTCTGTGGCCTTTTGGCTAATTATATGAAAAATATTTATATCCTTGACCTGTTCAAATATGGCCTTGGTTTGGGTTTGTTTAAAAACCTCAACACACTGGGAGAAGCATGGGATGCAATAAATTCATTGCTTGAGAAACTTAAGGATTCTTGTCTACTGCTTGATGATGAAGACATTGGATGGCTCAAAATGCATGATCTTGTGCTTGATGTTGCTAAACGCATCTCATCGAGGGAACAACACGTGTTAATAGTAAGTGGTGGAGATGAGTTTAAAGAATGGCCAGATAATGAGGATTTCTATAAAAAGTGCAATATGATCTCCCTTGAAATACCCAGAGTTCCCAAGCTTCCAGAAGTTTTGCAATGCACGGAACTAAAGTTGTTTGCTCTTGGAGCAATTGTACATGTTGAGGGTAACTCCTTAGAAATGCCGTGCAACTTTTTTAAAGAAACGACAAAACTTGGAGTGTTGGATTTAAGTCGAGTGATTATCCCGACACTACCTCCATCTCTTCAGTTTCTAATAAATCTGAAGACATTGTGTTTTAATGACTGCAGCTTGGGTGACATTGCTCTAATTGGCCAACTACAAAACTTAGAAGTACTTAGCTTTGTAGATTTGAAGTTTAAAGAGTTGCCCAAAGAAGTAGGGCTTTTGACTCATCTACGATCATTGGATTTGACTGGTTGTACTCAGTTGGAAATAATTGCACCTGGTGTTATATCAAATTTGAAAAGACTAGAAGAACTATGTATGGGGAGTAGTTTTAACCGATGGGAGGCTGAAGGAGTCATCAGTACTGAAGCCTCTCAGAGCTTAAGCACTTGTCTAAACTAA
- the LOC101304479 gene encoding uncharacterized protein LOC101304479, whose amino-acid sequence MLLKRTDELHLNGMDAGNNTAYNQLDGEEFQQLKHLHVRNAEFRHIINGKGVFPNLKRLVVSGIDGSRFLLSFSMARSLVQLTHLEISGCRTMKEIVSINESDEKHMKDMFSKLQHLELRGLPTLTRFCSRSCTGYPSLEILQQLENYDEVEEMDSRENIQNVLFDAKVIELFVLSICFFHHLYLMRNHVSYMYAQKEKFLNMSINKMIDTCTGSISKLERIVHRWVDQVNDSMAQPNFSREFQKYRDCRDL is encoded by the exons ATGTTGCTGAAGAGAACTGACGAGTTACACTTGAATGGAATGGATGCTGGTAATAATACAGCTTATAATCAATTAGACGGTGAAGAATTTCAGCAATTGAAACATCTCCATGTCCGCAATGCTGAGTTTAGACATATCATTAATGGGAAG GGCGTTTTTCCCAACTTAAAAAGGTTAGTGGTGAGTGGCATAGATGGTTCGAGATTCTTATTATCATTTTCCATGGCTAGAAGTCTTGTACAACTCACACATCTTGAGATATCCGGATGTCGAACCATGAAAGAGATAGTATCAATAAACGAATCTGATGAAAAGCATATGAAGGACATGTTTTCTAAGCTTCAACATCTGGAGCTAAGAGGGCTGCCAACCCTCACAAGATTCTGCTCAAGAAGTTGTACTGGATATCCATCTTTGGAGATTTTGCAACAACTAGAGAACTACGATGAAGTTGAAGAAATGGACTCTAGAGAAAACATTCAGAATGTTTTGTTTGATGCAAAGGTTATCGAATTGTTTGTATTATCTATATGTTTCTTTCATCATTTATATCTAATGCGAAATCATGTATCTTACATGTACGCACAAAAAGAAAAATTTCTAAACATGTCCATTAATAAGATGATCGACACTTGTACAGGTAGTATTTCCAAGCTTGAAAGGATTGTTCATCGATGGGTTGACCAAGTTAATGACAGTATGGCACAACCAAATTTCTCCAGAGAATTTCAAAAATATAGAGACTGTAGAGATCTATAG
- the LOC101294858 gene encoding uncharacterized protein LOC101294858, with the protein MVRNLQQLLRLYVGDCGVEEIIEDGVQTTYEFVLSKLNSVRFEDLPDLNCFYSGMHASCWPSLEALTVYGCSRVAFLAQECSRFQRKYDSMYPTPTNQALFLIKKDSFPSLKRVTISGMEIWDGPFPVNYFSKLEYFQVEKSNNESAAILEKFPGLEKYGETSAAASSEISSHRKSRSGDIHAVGALSRLSQLWLCGMSRLMHLGEDNSQMAGQNFPNLQILGIDCCDSLRNLRSSAISFKNLTKLQVNGCSGLEYLITYSTAKSLKQLIVLSVENCVRLVEIVGSREDDDNLGNEIVFSRLEYLELSKLPRLRGFCSRDCIVKFPSLDKLLISKRLKLKIFGNDETLHVTNEEVDTDVDADDGETYVDADDGETGVDLDDGEKEHIQPLEITATDQGVIAPVGENLAILPVGEVTTPVFPVIEHTLVAEVTHTEAVEQVFLDIEPLAEEARPDVHRTLNEPEQHVKERSAPLEPSAAAKEILTPTIRAQAPESSLKSSVEKLSLIVLLFTCSLWICIYLISLRHLTPGSICTSLPLCHVINPFHYLTSREQVRPFETTATDQEFIAPVQENNLAIIPVGEVRTPVFPVIEPPPVVEVPHTEEREQAFSGLNLEPVAEAARPDAHQNSNAPEQNLEVQSDPFEPSAVARITPTRIIPALPSSSSPKSSRAKRSLGEKLQDLSAKKAASNIDQSEEEKTKLKALISSAELRDPQTRQQLLAVLPTLQLSTTKWIADLVVQELSKLPLVLDKEESLRQKLAGLVAQGFELDERRRILLSEGSLAEENIQKVQEQKVELLTVEEQIKKLEAQAILLRAEIAIGEKRYSGFEASLDQLVEERQLNQLSVDSTSEELLRTRAVSDSLCTAIFTHLRQLL; encoded by the exons ATGGTGAGAAATCTTCAGCAGCTTTTGCGTTTATATGTGGGCGATTGCGGAGTGGAGGAAATCATTGAAGATGGAGTACAAACGACATATGAGTTTGTGCTCTCAAAACTAAACTCTGTCAGATTTGAGGATTTGCCCGATCTTAACTGTTTCTATTCTGGAATGCATGCTTCCTGTTGGCCGTCACTTGAAGCTTTGACAGTATATGGTTGCTCTAGAGTAGCATTTTTGGCCCAAGAATGTTCAAGGTTTCAGAGAAAGTATGACTCGATGTATCCAACCCCAACTAACCAAGCTCTCTTTCTAATTAAGAAG GATTCATTCCCAAGCTTGAAAAGAGTGACCATTTCCGGCATGGAGATTTGGGATGGCCCCTTTCCAGTAAATTACTTCAGCAAACTAGAATATTTCCAGGTCGAAAAGAGTAACAATGAGTCGGCTGCTATACTTGAGAAATTCCCTGGTCTCGAAAAATATGGTGAAACAAGTGCTGCTGCTTCTAGTGAAATATCTTCCCATCGGAAAAGCAGAAGTGGGGATATACATGCAGTTGGGGCCCTCTCTCGTTTAAGTCAATTATGGCTTTGTGGCATGTCTCGCCTGATGCATCTAGGGGAAGATAACTCCCAAATGGCAGGTCAAAATTTTCCAAACCTGCAAATTCTAGGGATAGATTGTTGTGACAGCTTACGGAATCTAAGATCATCAGCAATATCCTTCAAGAATCTAACAAAATTGCAAGTAAATGGTTGTTCGGGGTTGGAATACTTGATAACTTACTCCACAGCTAAAAGTCTCAAGCAACTCATAGTCCTATCAGTTGAGAACTGTGTAAGATTGGTAGAAATAGTGGGAAGCAGAGAAGACGATGATAATTTAGGAAATGAGATTGTATTCAGTCGGTTGGAGTATTTGGAACTCTCTAAGCTACCAAGATTGCGGGGCTTTTGCTCTAGAGATTGCATTGTCAAATTCCCTTCTTTGGACAAGTTATTGATAAGCAAACGCCTCAAACTGAAGATCTTTGGTAACGATGAAACGCTACATGTAACCAACGAAGAGGTTGACACAGACGTTGATGCTGATGATGGTGAAACATACGTTGATGCTGATGATGGTGAAACAGGCGTTGATCTTGATGATGGTGAAAAG GAACATATTCAACCCCTTGAAATCACTGCAACTGATCAGGGGGTCATAGCACCAGTGGGAGAAAATCTGGCCATCTTACCAGTAGGCGAAGTCACAACTCCTGTGTTTCCAGTTATTGAGCATACTCTAGTCGCCGAAGTAACTCATACTGAAGCTGTCGAACAAGTATTCTTAGATATTGAGCCTCTAGCCGAAGAAGCAAGGCCTGATGTTCATCGGACTCTTAATGAACCAGAGCAGCATGTTAAGGAACGAAGTGCTCCCTTGGAGCCTTCAGCTGCTGCTAAGGAAATTTTGACACCTACAATTCGTGCACAGGCCCCCGAAAGTTCTCTGAAGTCATCTGTGGAGAAACTGTCCTTAATAGTTCTGTTATTCACATGTTCTCTCTGGATATGTATCTATTTGATATCTTTACGACATTTGACACCTGGAAGTATATGTACTTCACTGCCACTGTGCCACGTAATCAACCCTTTCCATTACCTGACCTCTCGGGAACAGGTCCGGCCCTTTGAGACCACTGCGACTGATCAAGAGTTTATAGCACCAGTGCAAGAAAATAATCTGGCCATCATACCAGTAGGCGAAGTCAGAACTCCTGTGTTCCCAGTCATTGAGCCACCTCCTGTCGTCGAAGTTCCTCATACTGAAGAAAGGGAACAAGCATTCTCAGGCCTGAACCTAGAGCCTGTGGCTGAAGCAGCTAGGCCTGATGCTCATCAGAATTCCAATGCACCAGAGCAGAATCTTGAGGTACAAAGTGATCCCTTTGAGCCTTCAGCTGTTGCTAGAATAACTCCAACTCGTATCATTCCTGCACTGCCCTCTTCAAGTTCTCCAAAGTCATCACGAGCAAAACGTTCCTTGGGAGAGAAACTTCAAGATCTGTCTGCGAAGAAGGCTGCTAGCAATATCGACCAATCTGAGGAGGAGAAGACCAAGCTCAAAGCTCTTATTTCTTCTGCTGAGTTGAGAGACCCCCAAACCAGACAACAGCTCCTGGCAGTGCTGCCCACTCTCCAACTGTCTACTACCAAATGGATTGCTGATCTCGTTGTTCAAGAGCTATCAAAGTTACCACTGGTTCTGGACAAGGAGGAATCATTACGCCAAAAATTGGCTGGTCTTGTAGCTCAGGGCTTCGAGTTGGATGAAAGGAGGCGCATCCTCCTCTCTGAAGGTTCCTTAGCTGAAGAAAACATCCAGAAGGTCCAGGAGCAGAAGGTGGAGCTGCTGACTGTGGAAGAGCAAATCAAGAAGCTTGAGGCGCAAGCAATTTTACTCCGGGCAGAGATCGCCATTGGCGAAAAGAGGTATTCTGGTTTTGAAGCGTCCTTGGATCAGCTAGTTGAGGAACGACAACTCAACCAACTCTCTGTGGATTCAACAAGTGAAGAGCTGCTTAGGACTCGAGCTGTGAGTGACAGCTTATGTACTGCCATCTTTACTCATCTCCGCCAACTATTGTAG